Part of the Streptomyces sp. RFCAC02 genome is shown below.
GTCGTGGCACGCCTGGAGGAGATCACGGGCCTCGCCGCCCGGCACGACGGTCCGCTGTATGTGATCTGCAAGGTCGGCGGGCGTTCCGCGCAGGTCGCGCAGTACCTGGCGCAGCGCGGCCTCGACGTGGTCAACGTCGACGGCGGCATGCTCGCGTGGGAGGCGGCGGGCCGTCCGATGGCGGCGGAGGCGCCCGGCGTCGAGCCGCACGTCCTGTGAGCGTGCCGCGGCAGTCCTCCCCGGAGGCGTCCGCGCGGGAGCGCCTGATCGAGAGCGCCCGCGCGCTGCTGTGGGAGCGCG
Proteins encoded:
- a CDS encoding rhodanese-like domain-containing protein; protein product: MTFAPLPSTPATAVPADAPLLDVREPDEWAAGHADGATHVPMSQVVARLEEITGLAARHDGPLYVICKVGGRSAQVAQYLAQRGLDVVNVDGGMLAWEAAGRPMAAEAPGVEPHVL